The following are encoded in a window of Mustela nigripes isolate SB6536 chromosome 3, MUSNIG.SB6536, whole genome shotgun sequence genomic DNA:
- the LOC132013758 gene encoding LOW QUALITY PROTEIN: treacle protein-like (The sequence of the model RefSeq protein was modified relative to this genomic sequence to represent the inferred CDS: substituted 1 base at 1 genomic stop codon): MAEARKRRELLPLIYQHLLQAGYVRAAREVKEQSGQKSFLTQPVTLMDIYTHWQQTSEVGQKRKAEEDAALQAKKTRVSDPISSSESSEEEEEEEAEAEAAKATPRLAATNSSAAGPVLPSGAKEKAKAKTKKASKMMNSTPHPASGKAVAHLLSGRSPRKSAEPSANTVLVSETEEEGGVPALGTTAKPGMASANQVDSSSEETSSSSDETYVEMKPSVKPPQVKASPVPAKDSLGRGTAPTPGKAGDVTPQVRGGALTSANKAKVPEEDSESSEEESESEEGAPAEPPCQAKASNTVVQVRAALGPVKGTSGKGAAPAPPGKAGPAAAQATAGKPEEDSDSSSEEESDSEEEAPAAKTPLQAKSSGKTPQVKGASASAKESPRKVAPALPPGKAGPVAAQVGKGKGEDNAESSTEESDSEEEAPAAVPPAKSPAQAKPLGQNSQVRAASGPVKGPPQKLGPAATPVGKQEEDSESSSEEESDSEAEAPAQAKSSGKIQVRPASGPAKGPPQKAGSVTTQGKAKVSXDDSESSEESDSDEKVPAAPAPAQAKPAVKTPQIKASPRKGTPITPATAKAPPVRVGTPAPWKVGTATSPACASSPAMARGVQGPEDSSSSEESDSEEDLTPTPAVGQAKPVGKGVTVKTASTPTKGPSGQGTAAAPPGKAGLPVAPVKVKAELPEDSSESSEEDSDSEETAKAPTQMKASMKTPQNKANPAPTRAASAKGAASAPGKGVMAAAQAKQESPAKVKPPARTPQSNAVSGRSQGSMPAVGKAVATAAPAQPGPVKSPQEEDSESSEEESDSDGEVPTQPAGKSPQVRTASAPSKELSRKGAAVAPPKKTGAIATQAGKPEEDSESSSEEESDSEEEAPAQAKPAIKHPQTKASPMKGVPGTPVPTEASVARGDTPAPQKTRPAIPAKKEGISKAARSKPLAPVAPEKNAEGSSESSDEELPSSQVIKPPLIFVDPNRSPAGPAATATHAPAINTPRKARASESTARSSSSGSEDEDVIPAMQCSTPASRTSTSVLTAQPRPAVRANAVGTGSGAVSGRMSEGKKQETPIAQVDNALGTLPVPAKGTNKVRKPEVPALQRATATPTGHTKAKASDTSSDSNDSSGSSSGSEEDADRPRMAPSAPRLGPAPPTTETLVEETTAESSEEEVVAPSQSLLSGYVTPGPTLANSQASKATPKPDLNPSASSTYATKDAPDSKQEVEPQHVAGRKEANPTPQKPRKPKKEAGNPQASVLALQSDISRRLLSEPWPLNEAQVQASVVKVLTELLEQERKKAADTAKETGRKGRVGRKRKLSGDQTAARAHKNKKKKQLVAGEGGEGAGSPEKALRTPKGKAKKDGASGNTKEKEKEASGSRGAKEKPEGEPGTLKVEVGDQGNPKSKKEKKKSDKKKKDKEKKEKKKRVKKASTKDPDSPFQKKKKKKKKTAEQTV; the protein is encoded by the coding sequence ATGGCCGAGGCCAGGAAACGTCGGGAGTTGCTTCCCCTGATCTACCAGCATCTGTTACAGGCGGGCTATGTGCGCGCGGCGCGGGAAGTGAAGGAGCAGAGTGGCCAGAAAAGTTTCCTGACTCAGCCTGTAACCCTTATGGACATCTATACTCACTGGCAACAAACCTCAGAGGTTGGCCAGAAGCGGAAGGCGGAAGAGGATGCAGCGCTGCAGGCTAAGAAGACCCGAGTGTCAGACCCCATTAGCAGCTCTGAGAGCtcggaagaggaagaggaggaggaggcagaagctGAAGCCGCCAAAGCCACCCCAAGACTAGCGGCTACCAACTCCTCAGCGGCGGGGCCGGTTTTGCCTTCAGGCGCAAAGGAGAAAGCCAAGGCGAAGACCAAGAAAGCCAGCAAGATGATGAACTCCACACCACATCCGGCCTCTGGAAAGGCAGTGGCCCACCTTCTGTCTGGGAGGTCCCCCAGGAAGTCAGCAGAGCCCTCGGCAAATACCGTTCTGGTTTcagaaactgaagaggagggTGGCGTCCCAGCCCTCGGAACCACAGCCAAGCCTGGAATGGCCTCAGCCAACCAGGTTGACAGCTCCAGCGAGGAGACCTCCAGCTCAAGCGATGAGACATACGTGGAGATGAAACCTTCAGTAAAACCACCCCAGGTCAAAGCCTCACCAGTGCCTGCCAAGGACTCTCTCGGAAGAGGAACAGCCCCAACACCTGGGAAGGCAGGGGATGTGACCCCCCAAGTCAGAGGAGGTGCCCTGACCTCAGCCAACAAGGCCAAGGTGCCAGAAGAGGACTCGGAGAGCAGCGAAGAGGAGTCTGAGAGTGAGGAGGGCGCCCCTGCAGAGCCGCCCTGCCAGGCGAAGGCCTCAAACACAGTTGTCCAGGTCAGAGCTGCGTTGGGTCCTGTCAAGGGGACCTCTGGGAAAGGGGCCGCCCCAGCACCCCCTGGGAAGGCAGGGCCTGCAGCTGCACAGGCCACGGCTGGGAAGCCAGAGGAGGACTCAGATAGCAGCAGTGAGGAGGAGTCTGACAGCGAGGAGGAAGCGCCGGCTGCCAAGACACCACTTCAGGCGAAGTCTTCAGGGAAGACCCCCCAGGTCAAAGGTGCCTCAGCTTCTGCCAAGGAGTCCCCTAGGAAAGTGGCCCCTGCACTGCCCCCTGGCAAAGCAGGGCCTGTAGCCgcccaggtggggaaggggaaaggggaagacaACGCAGAGAGTAGCACTGAGGAGTCTGACAGCGAGGAGGAGGCCCCAGCAGCTGTGCCCCCAGCCAAGAGCCCTGCTCAGGCAAAACCTTTGGGGCAAAACTCCCAAGTCAGAGCTGCCTCAGGTCCTGTCAAGGGGCCCCCTCAGAAGCTGGGGCCGGCAGCCACCCCAGTAGGGAAACAGGAGGAGGACTCAGAGAGCAGCAGCGAGGAGGAATCAGACAGCGAGGCAGAGGCGCCGGCCCAGGCAAAATCCTCTGGGAAGATCCAGGTCAGACCTGCCTCAGGTCCTGCCAAGGGGCCCCCTCAGAAGGCAGGGTCTGTGACCACCCAGGGCAAGGCCAAGGTGTCCTAGGATGACTCGGAGAGCAGTGAGGAGTCAGACAGTGACGAGAAGGTGCCTGCAGCCCCGGCTCCAGCCCAGGCAAAACCAGCTGTGAAAACACCCCAGATCAAGGCCTCTCCAAGGAAGGGCACCCCCATTACCCCAGCAACTGCCAAGGCCCCCCCAGTGCGAGTGGGCACACCAGCTCCTTGGAAGGTGGGAACAGCAACTTCTCCAGCCTGTGCCTCATCCCCAGCTATGGCCAGGGGCGTCCAGGGGCCAGAGGACTCTTCAAGCAGCGAGGAGTCCGACAGTGAGGAGGACCTCACTCCTACCCCAGCCGTGGGACAGGCAAAGCCTGTGGGGAAAGGTGTCACCGTGAAAACTGCCTCTACACCCACCAAAGGGCCCTCAGGCCAAGGGACTGCCGCAGCACCCCCTGGGAAGGCAGGGCTCCCAGTGGCCCCAGTCAAAGTCAAAGCTGAGCTGCCGGAAGACTCCTCGGAGAGCAGTGAGGAGGACTCTGACAGTGAGGAGACAGCCAAAGCTCCCACCCAGATGAAGGCCTCTATGAAAACTCCTCAGAACAAAGCCAACCCAGCTCCCACCAGAGCAGCTTCAGCCAAAGGGGCAGCATCAGCTCCAGGAAAAGGGGTCATGGCAGCTGCTCAAGCCAAGCAGGAGTCCCCAGCCAAGGTAAAGCCACCAGCGAGAACTCCCCAGAGCAATGCTGTCTCGGGCAGGAGCCAGGGGTCCATGCCAGCTGTGGGAAAGGCAGTGGCCACAGCAGCCCCGGCACAGCCAGGGCCAGTCAAGAGCCCACAGGAGGAGGACTCCGAGAGCAGCGAGGAGGAGTCGGACAGTGATGGAGAGGTCCCCACTCAGCCTGCAGGGAAGAGTCCCCAGGTCAGAACTGCCTCAGCCCCCAGCAAGGAGCTCTCCAGGAAAGGGGCTGCAGTGGCCCCTCCCAAGAAGACAGGAGCCATAGCCACCCAGGCAGGGAAGCCAGAGGAGGACTCGGAAAGCAGCAGTGAGGAGGAGTCTGACAGCGAGGAGGAGGCGCCAGCCCAGGCGAAGCCTGCTATAAAGCACCCCCAAACCAAGGCCTCCCCGATGAAAGGTGTCCCGGGCACTCCTGTACCCACTGAGGCCTCCGTAGCCCGAGGAGACACGCCAGCCCCACAGAAGACGAGACCAGCAATTCCTGCCAAGAAGGAGGGCATCTCCAAAGCTGCCAGAAGCAAGCCCCTGGCACCAGTAGCCCCAGAGAAGAATGCAGAGGGGTCCTCGGAGAGCAGTGACGAGGAGTTGCCGTCCAGCCAGGTGATTAAACCCCCTCTGATTTTTGTCGACCCTAACCGTAGTCCAGCTGGCCCAGCTGCTACCGCCACGCACGCCCCAGCTATAAACACCCCAAGGAAGGCCCGGGCCTCGGAGAGCACTGCCAGGAGCTCCTCCTCTGGGAGTGAGGATGAGGATGTGATCCCCGCGATGCAGTGTTCCACTCCTGCCAGTAGAACCAGCACAAGTGTGCTCACGGCCCAGCCAAGGCCAGCCGTCAGAGCCAACGCTGTGGGGACCGGCAGCGGCGCGGTGTCTGGTCGGATGTCAGAAGGCAAGAAACAGGAGACACCCATTGCTCAGGTTGATAATGCTCTGGGAACACTCCCTGTGCCAGCCAAGGGGACCAACAAGGTCAGAAAGCCTGAGGTCCCTGCGCTCCAGCGTGCCACAGCTACTCCCACTGGACACACCAAAGCCAAGGCCTCTGACACCTCCAGTGACAGCAATGACAGCAGCGGCAGCTCCTCAGGGAGCGAGGAGGATGCTGACAGGCCCCGTATGGCTCCCTCGGCCCCCAGGCTAGGTCCAGCCCCCCCCACGACAGAGACCTTGGTGGAGGAGACCACAGCAGAGTCCAGCGAGGAAGAGGTGGTGGCACCCTCTCAGTCTCTCCTCTCAGGTTATGTGACCCCTGGGCCGACTCTGGCCAATTCCCAAGCTTCAAAGGCCACTCCTAAGCCAGACCTCAACCCTTCGGCTTCTTCTACTTATGCCACCAAAGATGCCCCAGACAGCAAGCAGGAAGTGGAACCCCAACATGTAGCAGGCAGAAAAGAGGCTAATCCCACGCCTCAGAAGCCCCGGAAGCCCAAGAAGGAGGCCGGGAACCCCCAGGCCTCAGTGCTGGCACTGCAGAGTGACATCAGCCGGCGCCTCCTGAGTGAACCCTGGCCCCTGAATGAGGCCCAGGTGCAGGCCTCGGTGGTGAAGGTCCTGACGGAGCTgctggagcaggagaggaagaaggctgcGGACACTGCCAAGGAGACCGGCAGGAAGGGCCGGGTGGGCCGCAAGAGGAAGCTCTCAGGGGACCAGACGGCCGCCAGAGCCcacaagaacaagaagaagaagcagctggTGGccggggaaggtggggagggtgCTGGCTCGCCAGAAAAGGCCCTCAGGACTCCCAAGGGGAAAGCCAAGAAAGATGGAGCAAGTGGTAACaccaaggagaaggagaaagaggcttCCGGCTCCCGAGGAGCCAAGGAGAAGCCAGAAGGGGAGCCAGGGACACTGAAGGTTGAGGTTGGAGACCAAGGCAACCCAAAgagcaagaaggagaagaagaaatctgacaagaaaaagaaagacaaggaaaaaaaggaaaagaagaagagagtgaAAAAGGCCTCAACCAAAGACCCTGACTCGccattccagaagaaaaagaagaaaaagaagaagacggCAGAGCAGACAGTCTGA